Within the Streptomyces sp. R41 genome, the region CTTGGCCCTTGGCCTGGACCGGGGAGGGGCCGACGGGGGTGAGGCCCATCAGGGTGGGGTGGCCGACGCGGCCGGTGTGCATCAGCTGCAGGTAGATGACGCCGCCCTTGGCGTGCACGGCGTCGGTGACGGTGCGCCAGGCGGTGATCTGCTGGTCGGAGTGGATGCCGGGGGTGTCGGGGTAGCCCTGGCCGATCACTGACGGCTGGGTGCCCTCGGTGATGATCAGGCCCGCACTGGCGCGCTGGGCGTAGTACTCGGCCATCAGCTCGGTCGCCGACTGGCCGGGGCCGTAGGCGCGGCTGCGGGTCATCGGTGCCATCACGATGCGGTTGGCGAGGCGCTTGCCGCCCAGTTCGGTCGCTTCGAAGGCCTTCGACATGATCATCATCCTTGCTCGGGAAAGACGGGCCGCCGCACGGGCGGTCCCTGGCGACCGGCCCCGGTGATGCTGCTCCGGAAGCCGTTTACTGTCCGAACAAGTAAGCCCCATGAATCCATTCCCCTGCACACGTGACCCCATCACTTCACGCTGAAATGGGCATGAAACGGCCGCATATTGGACTGCTGGGCCGGGTGGGAGGTGGAAGGGGCCGATTGGTTGTCCGAGCAGGGGATGTGCTTCGGAGAACCCGGAAGGAGCCGCTCGAGGGGCCGCTAGGGACGGTCGGACCTCAGCTCTGTGTGGGCCCCGCGTGCACATGGGCACTGAGCTCTTCGTGCGTCGGCGGTGCTGTGAGTGGCCGGGTGCCGTCCGGGCGCAGTCCGTCGACAAAGATGTGCACGTGGCGGGTGGCGAGGGCGGTGGCCTGTTCCTCGGGGAGGTAGGGCAGGGGGCGGCAGGCCAGGGCCCCGGTGGTGATCAGGTCCACGGGCGTCACATCGGGCCGGATGGCTCCCTGAGTGCGCGCGTGAGCCAGCAGGTCCTCGAGAACGGGGCCGATCTGGCTCTGGACCTCGACCGCTTCGGGTGTGGTGCCGACAGGGCCGCCGATCAAGGGGAGCACGAGCGTGTCCCGCTCCTCGACCAGGCGCAGCAGGAACCCCTCAATGCCGGCCAAGGGGTCCTGCGGGGCGGCGTCCAGTGCGTCGCGGGCGGCCTGGAGTACCAGGGTGAAGCCGTCGAGCACCACCTGCTGGATGAGGGCTTCGCGGTCGGGGAAGCGCCGGTAGAGCGTGGCGATGTTCACTCCGGCGCGGCGAGCGATCTCGTCCAGCGGCGCGGCGGTGCCCAGTTCGCGAAAGGCGGTGCGGGCGGCGGCGAGTACCTGTGCCCGGTTGCGGGCCGCGTCGGCCCTCAATCGCGGCGTGCTGCCCTCGCCGGCGGTGCGGGAAGTCACCGTGAGCCCGTCCTCTCTCGAACGTGCCGACCTGTCCTGATCGCTGCCGGCCGACGCATCGAGATTACGTCAGCGGCACCCCTCGCACCGCATAAGTGAAGGATTTCCTGCGCTTGGTGTACGGTGTCGGTGGATGAGCCCGCCACAGGCGCACGCACCGCGAGGACACCTCGGGTACGCACGACGCTCCGGCCGGCCTTCCGTTCGGGCTCCGTAGGCGTCGCCCGCTGTCCCCCCACGTATCCCGAGAGAAGAGATGAGGCGTCATCTGTGCAGAGGACACGTTTCGAAGGCAAGGCGGCAGTCGTCACCGGCGGCAGCCGTGGGATCGGCGCGGCCGTCGCGCGGCGGCTGGCCCGCGAGGGCGCGGCGGTGGCGATCGGCTACCGGGGCAACAAGGAGGCGGCGGACGCTCTCGTCGCCGAACTCGACACCGACGGCGGCCGGGCGATCGCCGTTCAGGCCGACGCCGCCGTCCCAGAGCAGACGGGGGTGCTGATCGAGCGGGCGGTGGCCGAGTTCGGCCGACTGGACGTGCTCGCGTCCTGCGCCGGCATCGAGCACTTCGACGCTCTCGAGAAGATCACGCCGGCCGACTTCGACCGCGTCTTCGCGATCAACACACGGGGGCAGCTGTTCGCCGTCCAGCACGCCGTCGCCCACATGCGCGAGGGCGGCCGGATCGTGCTGACCTCCTCGGTCAGTGCCTCCAAGGCGTTCTTCGGCCACACCCTGTACGCCGCCAGCAAGGCGGCGGTGGAGTCCATGGTGCTGAACCTGTCCGCCGAACTCGGGCAGAAGGGCATCACCATCAATGCCATCGCTCCCGGCGGTACGGCCACGGACATGGCGGCCGAGCACGGGGCCAGTTACCAGCACCCCGAACTGGTCGGAAAGCAGGACCTGTCCGAGTGGCTCAACGTCGAGGTCGCGCTGCGACGGCTCGCGCAGCCGGCGGAGATCGCCGCCGGATACGCGTTCCTCGCCTCCGACGACGCGGCTTACATGACCGGCCGCACCCTGCAGGTCGACGGCGGCATGTTCTAGGGACAGCTCGACCACCAGGGGGTGACGAACCCGCCCCTTGCCCCCGTCCTGCCCGCAGCCTCGTCCGGAGCACACCACCGAAGAGGCCTGGGCCCCGCTGACATCGGAGAGTTCCTCACCCCATGCACCAGAGCACCAAGTTCCCTCCCGGCGCCCCCTCCCGGGGTACCCCTCACGATCCCAGTGCGGATCCCGTAGCCGATCACGCGCGACACGCCAGGCACGTGCTGGTCGACTCCGAGCGTGGCGTTCCCGCTCCGGTGCTCGCCGCGGCCGCCGGCGCCCGCAAGGCGATGCTCGTACCTGTGGTCACCGCGTTGGCGATCGGCACCGCGTTCGTCGCCGTCTATCTCGCGGCGTTCCACGCGCCGTCAGTGCGTCACCAGCCCTTGGGCATCGCCGCCTCCGACAAGGTGGCCGCCCACGCGGAACTCGCCCTCAACAACGCGGCACCCGATGGGTACACCTTCTACCGCTACCCGGATGCCGAGGCCGCTCGCCAGGCCGTCACCCACGACAAGGTCCCGGCAGCCCTGGTCGCCGACGGCCGAGGGACGCGTGTTCTGGTGGCCGGGGCGCAGGGACCGTCCACGGTTTCCAGCCTCGCCACGGCGATGACGACTGCGGTCGGAAAGCCCGTTCCCGTGAAGGATGTGCTTCCCCTGGCAGCGGGGGACTCGCGCGGACTGTCGGTGTTCTACGCCGCCTTCGGCGTGGTGCTTGCCGGCTTCCTCTTCGCGGTGTCCTCCTACCAGATCGCTCCGCGCCTGCGGCTCTCGGTTCGCGTCACATCGATGCTGGTCTTCTCCGCCGCCTCCGGCGTGATGGTGGCACTGATCGCGCACACCGCCCTGAGCGCGCTGCCGGCATCGTTCGCCGTGGTCACCGTCGTGGTGGGCCTGCTGGCCTGGGCGTCCGCCGCGGCGGCCGGGCTGCTGCTGCGCTTGTTCGGGCCGCTCGGCATGCCAGTGGCCTCGGTCGTTCTACTGATCCTTGGCAACGCCGCCTCCGGTGGAATCCTGCCGGCCACTTTTCTGCCCGCATGGCTCTCCCCACTGGCTTCGTTCATGCCTCCGGCGGCGGCGGTACGGGGCCTGCGGGGCGCCGCCTACTTCCACGACGCGCATCTCAACGGAGCCGTGCTGACCCTGGCCGCATGGGGCTTGGGCTGCCTCGCTCTCCAGTACGTTCTGGACCGAGTTGCCGCCCGCCGCCCGCCGGTTGGGTCTCCGGGCTCCGTCGTCGGCGTCGGGCACTGAGATCGAGGGCGGACAGGGGAAGGACCGGCCGGAGACGCTCGAGCCCGAGACGCTGCGCCGAGTGATCGAGCGGGCCGTCCGGCACGGTGAGATATCGCCGGACAACCCCGCTCCCGACTTCGGACCGGGGTTCATCATCGGAGCCGCGTACGGCCTGGCGGCGATCGAGGACACGGAGGCCGACACCGCCTACCTCATGGGCGTCATGTATGCATCCGTCCTGCCCGTGCTGCTGCGGCGCTGAGCCGCGGCGGTGCCGTGCCGCACCTGTTAGGCGTTGGTGCCTTTTCCTTGGCCGCTCAGGTCTCCTGCGACGTGGCGCGGGCGAGACTCTTCTCGATCCGTCCCAGGACCTCGATGGCTTCGGCCTGCTGGGCCGGCGTCAGGCCTTCGGCGACGCTGGTCTCGAGGTCCATCCAGACCTGTTCCACGTCGCTGCGCAGGGCGTTGCTGGCCGCAGTGGGTTCGACGATGGTGACCCGCTTGTCGGTGGTGGAGGGGCGGCGGCGGACGAAGCCCGCATTCTCCAGGCGCCGGATGGTGCGGGTCATGGTGGCGGCGTCGGAGCCGAGCAGGCGGACGAGATCGGTCTGCCGCTGGGAACCTCGATCCCACAGCTGCATCATGACCAGCTCCTGGCTGGGGTGGAGGCCGACGCGGCGAAGTAGTTGGCCGGCCAGCATGCGGTGGAGGCGTGCCACGCGGAAGATCGCGTGATTGATCGCGCCGGCCGCGACGGACTCCGGCATGGGCACATTCGCCAGTCCCTCGGTGTCGGTTGTCATCGGCCGACGGGCGTCTGGGGTCGTTGGCTCGCTCATGCGTTCCTCGCGTGGCCTGTGCAGTTGATTGAACAGGTAAAGCGTACAGCTCCGAGGGGTGCGGAGGGGGTGTTGCTGGTCGAGGTGGCGGACTGCCTGCCTGGGGTGGCGTGGGTCACGGGGGAGCGGGATGGGTTCCTGGGATTTACTTGTTCGGACAGTGAACTGCTCCGGGGCAGCAGGACCCGGGCCAGTCACCAAGAACCCTCACCGGCCAGATGAATTTTGCAAGTCACCCCGCCCCGGGAGCGGCCCGAAGCCTCGTCCGGCCGATGCCGAGCGGGCTGGCGACGCCTGCCCGGAATGCGTGGCGCACGGCCACGAGCTCCGGTCGGCGTGTCGGCGCGCACGGCAGGAGGTGGAGTCCGCGCTGACCATGCTGCGTAAGGGACCAGTGGACCGGCGCCGGTGGGCTGAGTCCACGGAGCAGGGCTGGCACCGCAGATGCGATGCCGGCCGGTTGTCGCAGTGACGTCGGCCGCCAGGGTCAGCGCGTTCCCTTCGCCGCGAACGCGGCAAGGGCGTCGATGTGTCCTTGGTGATGAAGGCCGGGCCCGTCGGTACGGGCGCGGTGCCGCCGCCGCTGAAATCGCCGTTGGTCTTGTACAACCACAGTGAGTCGACCGCCAAGTAGCCCTGCAGGTACGGCTGCTGGTCGACGGCGAACTCGACTGAGCCGTCCTGGACGGCCTTGACCAGGTCCTTGTTGAGGTCGAAGGTCGCGACCTTGGCCTTCGTGCCCGCGTCGGACAGCGACTGCACGGCGGTCAGCGCGATGGGGGCGCCCAGGGCGAGCTGTCCTGCTTGAGCTTGGCGGTGATGGTGGACTTCACGGACGGCATGTCGGTGCCGTTGACCGGATGTCCGTCTTGCCGCTGAACCGTTCCTAAGGACTGAGCGGGGGTGAGTCCTGTTGCCAGGACCCGTGCTCAGCCGAACGCCCCGAACGGTGTTGGGCGTTCTGGTCTCCCGCGTTCGCTCCGCGTCCGGGCGGCACGGATCGTGTCCGTGGTCCGGGAATTCGGGGGCGGGTTCCCTCACGCCCGGAGATATCCGGTCGGGCCTGGACGGTCCGATGCCCCGCACGATCGCTCTGGTCGTGCGGGGGCGATGCCGTCCGTCGCCGGATCGGGTGTCCCTGGGCGCGCCGTCCGATCGCCACCGCTGCCGCGTCGTGACGAGTCATCTTGCGGTTGCTGCTGGTGAGGGGCTTTTGCCAGTGCTGGCCGCCCCACCGGGAGGTGTAAGCGGGATCGACCGCGACGATCGCAATGCCCATCTGATCGGCCATCGAGGTGAGCCGGGCGCGGAGCCTGCCGGTGGGCAGGTGGGAGATGAGCCGGCGGAACCGCTTCCTGCGGCCGTGTTTCTCGCGGGTCTTGTCCGCGGCGAAGTCCAGGTCCTCGATCGCGATGGCTTTTACGCCGCAGGTTGTGGCCCAGTGCAGCAGCCGGGTGAGGGCGTGCCGTAGCTGGGCGTCGCGGTGCTCTGCGCTGCCGGACAGGTCGTAGAAGAAGCGGCGCGGGGTGCCGGTCGGGTTGCCGTGGACATCCAGGCGCCAGGCGGCGAGGTGGTCGGCGTTCATGTCCACGCCGATCACGCCCTGGGCGAGCGCGGCGCCCAGCGGGATGGTCGGGGTGGGCGGGATCTGCCAGGAGGCGGTCAGATACCAGCGGCCACGGCCTACGTCCAGGCGGATGCGGTAGGCGACGGACCGGTTGGCTTCGACGCGGTCGGCCCACTCGGCGCCCCGGTGCAAGAACCTGACGCGGCAGGCGAGGACGTACCGGCCGTGCCCGGCGTTCGCCAGATGCGCGAGCGGTGCGGGCAGCTTGATGCTCACCTCGCCCCCGGGGCTGACGCGGATCGTCTCGTTGCCGTAGCGCTTCCCGGACTCTCCATCCGCCTGGCAGAACCAGCGTTCGGCCTCCCACCGCCGGCGCCAGTGCGTCTCGGTGAGCTGCGCAGCTTCGAGATGGTGCCGGGTGCGGGCCAGCCGCTTGCCGCCGCGTACGACGTGCACGAGTCCGGCTTCGCGGTCGGCCCGCTCGGCGGCCAGCCGGTCTTCCAGC harbors:
- a CDS encoding TetR/AcrR family transcriptional regulator, whose translation is MTSRTAGEGSTPRLRADAARNRAQVLAAARTAFRELGTAAPLDEIARRAGVNIATLYRRFPDREALIQQVVLDGFTLVLQAARDALDAAPQDPLAGIEGFLLRLVEERDTLVLPLIGGPVGTTPEAVEVQSQIGPVLEDLLAHARTQGAIRPDVTPVDLITTGALACRPLPYLPEEQATALATRHVHIFVDGLRPDGTRPLTAPPTHEELSAHVHAGPTQS
- a CDS encoding SDR family NAD(P)-dependent oxidoreductase → MQRTRFEGKAAVVTGGSRGIGAAVARRLAREGAAVAIGYRGNKEAADALVAELDTDGGRAIAVQADAAVPEQTGVLIERAVAEFGRLDVLASCAGIEHFDALEKITPADFDRVFAINTRGQLFAVQHAVAHMREGGRIVLTSSVSASKAFFGHTLYAASKAAVESMVLNLSAELGQKGITINAIAPGGTATDMAAEHGASYQHPELVGKQDLSEWLNVEVALRRLAQPAEIAAGYAFLASDDAAYMTGRTLQVDGGMF
- a CDS encoding ABC transporter permease, whose product is MLVDSERGVPAPVLAAAAGARKAMLVPVVTALAIGTAFVAVYLAAFHAPSVRHQPLGIAASDKVAAHAELALNNAAPDGYTFYRYPDAEAARQAVTHDKVPAALVADGRGTRVLVAGAQGPSTVSSLATAMTTAVGKPVPVKDVLPLAAGDSRGLSVFYAAFGVVLAGFLFAVSSYQIAPRLRLSVRVTSMLVFSAASGVMVALIAHTALSALPASFAVVTVVVGLLAWASAAAAGLLLRLFGPLGMPVASVVLLILGNAASGGILPATFLPAWLSPLASFMPPAAAVRGLRGAAYFHDAHLNGAVLTLAAWGLGCLALQYVLDRVAARRPPVGSPGSVVGVGH
- a CDS encoding MarR family winged helix-turn-helix transcriptional regulator, which encodes MTTDTEGLANVPMPESVAAGAINHAIFRVARLHRMLAGQLLRRVGLHPSQELVMMQLWDRGSQRQTDLVRLLGSDAATMTRTIRRLENAGFVRRRPSTTDKRVTIVEPTAASNALRSDVEQVWMDLETSVAEGLTPAQQAEAIEVLGRIEKSLARATSQET